The genomic segment ACTGCCGAAGCGCACTTTGGCGACGTGAAGCGCAGTGTCAGCCAGCACAAGTCGATGGACCAGGACCACACCTCCTTGCTTGTATTCGGAAAGGGCGATGGTGGCGGCGGCCCTACTTGGCAGCACCTCGAAAAGCTCCGCAGGTGTCGCGGTATCTCTGATCAGATTGGCATGCTGCCTAGAGTGCAGATGGGCAACAGCGTCGATGACTTCTTCGACAAGCTGCAGCCGAAAGCCACAGAGTTTGTCACCTGGTACGGCGAGCTCTATTTCGAGCTTCATCGTGGTACATACACCACGCAGGCGAACAACAAGCTCAACAACCGCAAGTCGGAGGTCCTGCTCAGGGAAGTTGAACTGCTTGCCACCATTGCGACGCTTAGTGATACCAGCAAGAGCTACAAGTATCCCAAGAaggaaatcgacgatatgtGGGAGGCTGTCCTGCTCTGTCAATTCCACGATTGTCTTCCGGGTAGCTCCATCGAGATGTGTTACGATGATTCAGACGAGGTAGGTCTCGACACAGCGGATTTCACCTGAACTATTGCTGACTAGATTGGCTAGCTCTATGACATGGTCTTCAAGACGGGCAAGAAGATTCTTGAAGATATCCACAGTGTCTTTGGAGCGtccgccgccaccaccggCCGTCTTAGTGAGACGGTTGCCCTGAATACTCTCCCTTGGCACCGCAAGGAGGTTGTCGAAATATCCGAGACCGAAGCGGGTGTTGCCTGCGGCGAGGGCCAGTTGTTGACCATTCGTCCCTTCAAGATTTCTGAAGAAGAACCAGCTGTTACGATTGAAGAAGTTAGCAGCGGCGTCTTTGTGTTACAAAACGACCAGCTCAAGGTCAAGGTCGAGAATGGCACCATTACATCCCTCTACGACCGCAATGCCGATCGCGAGGTGATCGCAAAGGGAGGTAAGGCCAATCAGTATGTCATTTTTGATGACAAGCCTCTCTACTGGCAAGCTTGGGATGTCGAGGTGTACCATCTCGACACTCGAAAGGAGCTCCCGAGTGGCACAACGTCAATTACTGAGCAAAAGGCCCATCGCGTCAGCTTGACTACTCAGATCAAGATCAGCGAAGAAAGTTCGATCAAGTCCACTATTTCTCTCTCCGCCGCCCTCAAGGGGCAACAGTCATGGGTTGAGTGCAGTGCTGAAGTTGACTGGCACGAGACTATGAAGTTCCTCAAGGTCGAATTCCCCGTGGATGTCAGAAATACCGAGGCCTCTTACGAAACAGCGTATGGCCTTGTGAAGCGACCTACTCACTACAACACTAGGTATGCTTTTTCCAATATGTCATGACAGAGCTATTGCTAATGAATTGTACAGCTGGGACATGGCCAAGTTCGAGGTCTGCTGCCACCGTTTCGCCGATCTCTCTGAGCACAACTACGGAGTTTCTATCCTTAACGATAGCAAGTATGGTTTCGCCACTGTCGGTAACCTGCAGCGCCTCTCTCTTCTTCGGTCTCCCAAGGCTCCTGATGCTCACGCCGACATGGGAACGCACCAAATTCGCTGGGCGATCTTCCCTCACGAAGGAACACTGAGCTCCTCCACTGTACGGGCAGCCTACGCCTTCAACAGCCCTCTGAAGCTACTCTCTGCGCCCAGCGCCGTGCAGGCATCTCTCAACAAGAGCCCTGTGAAGCTCACTGGGGATGGCTCTCTAATCCTCGATACCGTCAAGCGTGGcgaggacgacgaggatGTAACGCGTGGCGAGCTCCCCAAGCGCAAGGGCCGCAACGTTATTCTTCGCGTTTACGACAGTCTCGGCGGCCAGAGCAAGGGTGTCATTGAGACGACTTGGGACGTCAAGCGCGTTTTCAAGTGCAACCTTTTGGAGGACGACATTGAGGAGATCAAGATTGACGGTGGAAAGTTCTCGATTACTCTGCGACCCTTCGAGATCGCAACATACCGCCTCGAGTTGTAGGACGAAGATTTGAGCGACTGCGGTCTCGATCACGAGTGTCCCTCGGATGAGTATGAGTATGACGAGGTGAACGAACAGCTCGCCTCCACCTTGAGCGAGATCTTGGACCACGAATATGTACACTTGGGCTAGGAGGCGCTGCGATGGATAATGAAGGCTTTAAGTAGGCGCCTGTACTTCAGAAAACTCTTGAAAAAAAAACCCAAAAAAAACCCAGAATATCTCTCTAGCTCCTTTGCCTACATACGCCCTCCCTAGAACGCCGTGGTGACATGAAGCCCATCGAATCTTCCTTGGGAATAGTAGAAAGATGAAACATCGTTATACAATACATCACTCTTTGCGCAAGCCTCTTGGTTTCGTTCGTCCTTTGAGTCCGTCTACCTCATTCACAGCGACCCCTCTTGAGGCAGGTCTTCAATGACGCTCTCCACCAGGTCAATGAGCTCGTCAATGTCTGGCCTCTCAGTAGGCTCGACATTGAGACATTTCCTCACGACATCGCGAATGGGCTCGCTGATCTTGACTTCTCCGGCTCCCGCACCGGCGTCCGCCGTGGCGGCCGCTTTGCCCTTCATGCCGCCGCTGGTTCCCGTGCGCTTGATGCCCTCGTCGGGGAAGCGCCAGTCGCCGCCGAGGACGCACATGCTGAGGGAGCCGCCCGTCTCGTCGGAGCGGGCCTCAAAGGGGGACTTGCCGACGAGGCAGGCGTAGAGGGTGCAGCCCATGGACCAGATGTCGACTTTTGTGTCGATGACGGTCCCCGTGCGGACGTCGAAGAGTTCGGGGGCGCGGTAGGGCATCGTGCTGTGCTCGGCGGCCGTGTCCTGGACGGCGATGGCGAGGGAGTGGGACGTTATCGGGATCGGGGAGGGGGCGATGGAGCCCAGGTCCATTAGGATTGGGTTTGAGCCCGAGTCGTCAATCATGATGTTGCCTATTTTTGGTCGCAACGTTAGTCTTGGGCGTCTGTCTTTCTGAGGAGCAGACGAGGGCAATTAGGGATTAGGGAGCAACGAACCTGGCTTGATATCCCGATGCGCGTACGACTTTACGTCCCCGGACCCGGGCGTCTCGCCCTCCATCAGCGGCCTCTGCTGCTCGTTCTCGTCCTCTTCGTCTGCGCCCGCGGCGGCCGCCATACTGGAGACGCGCTTCCCGCCCTTGTTCTTCTTCCCGCTCTTCTTGCGCTTCGGCCCGGCGCCCTGATCGTCTTCGTCGCCGTTGCCCATCTCCATCCTCTCCATTGCGGCGGGCTGTGACGAGGATTGCCCGCCACCGCCGGTGTAGTGATGCATCTCCCTGAGCGCCTTGCACACCCCGAGAAACAAGAGCATGAGCCTGCGCTCGGGGAAGGCAGTGTGGTTTACGAGGTTGGCGTTGATGAGGTCCTGGAGGTTGCCGCGGCGGTAGTAGGGGAGGAGGACGTAGACCGTCTTGGAGCCGGGCTCGCCGCCGCGCTCGGTGGCGATGGCGTGGTCGACACCGTGGATGATGCCCGGGCTGCGGGCGAAGAGGCGGTAGGCGTCGACCTCCTTCATGGCCTGGGCGACCGACTCTGCGCCAAAGGGGCATCGGATCTTTTTGAGGGCGAATTCTTCGGCGGTTTGGGTGTCTTGGACGAGGTAGACGTAGGAGAAGCCGCCCTGTGTGTTTTCTCAATGATTAGTGCATGTTCCAATTCGTCAAGCGTGGAAAAGAGGAGAGCGCGAAGGAAGCTTACCTCGCCCAGCAGGCGGAGGATCTTGAAGCTCCGACTGTTGATCTTGAGTGTCGGCGAGCCGGGGAAGCAGTTGAGGCAGTTGCCAAAGGAGTAGAGCACGTCGAGGAATATTTGCGCCATCTTGAAGGGCGGGTGTGTATTGATTGCGTAAAGACGACTGGGGGGTTCAACCCGGTACGATACGGTAGTCTAGGGAATTGTCGTCGAGTTCGCGTATGGTAGACGTTGAAGCGCTGGTGTTGCAGACCAAAGAGATTCCGCAGTCGTCCGTTCTGGGTCGGCGTATTGGTGATCAGACACTTTGAGAAGAGAAAGCGTATTCTCTACCCGGAATTGGAGGTCCGTGACGAATGAGGTCGGGAGAAAAGTGTCGTTAAGCAAGTCTCGCGATTGGAACTACGCGGACAACAATTGAAATGACA from the Colletotrichum lupini chromosome 3, complete sequence genome contains:
- a CDS encoding glycosyl hydrolase family 38, with the translated sequence MSHNNSKTLNQHLNDAFQASQSSEEQGAGPPLTASRSDHHHLSVPHRVRRLNNRSAPPGTVEQLKQSEDRLLDSFAGQTTMGGGKELKSKSSYPALASRPVGQWISKLYKDRINQFYSTGQWEKHNLLAMMTEGTASGEPHVKLSVWDAPETTRPTFKDAVSHEFKKTEVGAWFGPSWSTHWFKVVLTVPKELRDKDLLELHWDANNEGLIWTEDGKPLQGLTGGGERVEWILPKEFRDGKEHIIYIEMACNGMFGNAPGGDSIQPPDPNKYFQLGRADIVAVNPEARALYFDIWIIGDAAREFPQDSWEQHRALKVATDVIDAFELGNKESIVKCRKIAQEYLGSNVDSHKVYSDDKEPQVYGIGHCHIDSCWLWPWAETKRKVVRSWSNQCDLMDRYPELNFACSQAQQYKWLKELYPYAFDRVKTKVKEGRFHPIGGSWVEHDTNMPSGESLVRQFLYGQRFFESNFGERCQTFWLPDTFGYAAQLPQLCRLAGMNRFLTQKLSWNNINNFPHTTFNWVALDGSQVICHMPPSETYTAEAHFGDVKRSVSQHKSMDQDHTSLLVFGKGDGGGGPTWQHLEKLRRCRGISDQIGMLPRVQMGNSVDDFFDKLQPKATEFVTWYGELYFELHRGTYTTQANNKLNNRKSEVLLREVELLATIATLSDTSKSYKYPKKEIDDMWEAVLLCQFHDCLPGSSIEMCYDDSDELYDMVFKTGKKILEDIHSVFGASAATTGRLSETVALNTLPWHRKEVVEISETEAGVACGEGQLLTIRPFKISEEEPAVTIEEVSSGVFVLQNDQLKVKVENGTITSLYDRNADREVIAKGGKANQYVIFDDKPLYWQAWDVEVYHLDTRKELPSGTTSITEQKAHRVSLTTQIKISEESSIKSTISLSAALKGQQSWVECSAEVDWHETMKFLKVEFPVDVRNTEASYETAYGLVKRPTHYNTSWDMAKFEVCCHRFADLSEHNYGVSILNDSKYGFATVGNLQRLSLLRSPKAPDAHADMGTHQIRWAIFPHEGTLSSSTVRAAYAFNSPLKLLSAPSAVQASLNKSPVKLTGDGSLILDTVKRGEDDEDVTRGELPKRKGRNVILRVYDSLGGQSKGVIETTWDVKRVFKCNLLEDDIEEIKIDGGKFSITLRPFEIATYRLEL